Proteins encoded in a region of the Bacteroidota bacterium genome:
- a CDS encoding aminotransferase class V-fold PLP-dependent enzyme: protein MKYTFAPGPSQLQLETEWYLQEAVASGLLSESHRSPAFSQLYEEVLQGFRSKLELPDSYSLYFLSSATECWEVLTAGLISENALHVYSGAFGQRWYEYARAIRPGVEALSFDPDADFDSLKPRLLRPVELVCFTQNETANGTQIRPEWLAEVRAVLQDQLIAVDVTSSLAGQALPWREADAWFASVQKCLGMPAGLGVLVCSPQAQQRIERLGHRAAYNGLQRLHSHWKDRQTSYTPNVLAIYLLSRILQDIPPIRQTDAHLQERAHTYYSLLEQHSWLSPFVARAENRSQTVIAVACPPERLLAGVLQPAQAAGLTLGRGYKPLDKTTFRIANFPALPADAVMELCGLLQGL, encoded by the coding sequence ATGAAATACACCTTTGCCCCTGGCCCCTCTCAGCTTCAGCTGGAGACAGAATGGTACCTGCAAGAGGCCGTAGCCTCGGGCCTGCTGAGCGAGAGCCACCGCAGTCCGGCCTTCAGCCAGTTGTATGAGGAAGTGCTGCAGGGCTTCCGCAGCAAGCTGGAGCTGCCAGACTCCTATAGCCTGTACTTCCTGAGCAGTGCCACAGAGTGCTGGGAGGTTTTGACTGCCGGGCTTATTAGCGAAAACGCCCTGCATGTGTATTCCGGCGCCTTTGGCCAGCGCTGGTATGAGTATGCGCGGGCTATACGCCCGGGGGTAGAGGCACTCAGCTTCGACCCCGACGCAGACTTTGACAGCCTGAAGCCGCGACTCCTGCGCCCGGTGGAGCTGGTGTGCTTCACCCAGAACGAAACCGCCAATGGCACGCAGATCCGGCCCGAGTGGCTAGCAGAAGTACGGGCCGTACTGCAGGATCAGCTGATCGCGGTAGACGTTACCAGTAGCCTGGCAGGCCAGGCCCTGCCCTGGCGCGAGGCCGATGCCTGGTTTGCCAGCGTGCAGAAGTGCTTGGGCATGCCAGCAGGCCTGGGTGTACTGGTGTGCAGCCCACAGGCCCAGCAGCGGATAGAGCGCCTGGGGCACAGGGCCGCCTACAACGGCCTGCAGCGGCTGCACAGCCACTGGAAAGATCGGCAGACGAGCTATACCCCCAACGTACTAGCCATTTACCTGCTAAGCCGCATCCTGCAAGACATCCCACCCATCCGGCAGACGGATGCACACCTACAGGAACGGGCCCATACCTACTACAGCCTGCTGGAGCAGCACAGCTGGCTGTCGCCATTTGTGGCACGGGCCGAAAATCGTAGCCAAACGGTCATCGCCGTAGCCTGCCCGCCCGAGCGCCTGCTGGCAGGGGTACTGCAGCCCGCGCAGGCAGCTGGCCTCACCCTGGGCAGAGGGTACAAGCCGCTGGACAAAACAACCTTCCGGATTGCCAACTTCCCGGCACTACCTGCTGATGCTGTCATGGAACTCTGTGGCTTACTACAGGGGCTGTAG
- the dapA gene encoding 4-hydroxy-tetrahydrodipicolinate synthase encodes MGKGLFDGLGVAMVTPMLADGQLDTEGLRRLTEHLIDGGVDYLVPLGTTGESSTLTKAEKHYVLDIVVEVNAGRKPMLLGCGGNDTAAVVQEIQSLDARYQPDGFLSVSPAYNKPSQAGILAHYQAIAAATERPIVLYNVPPRTASNLEPGTVLALAETCPTIIAIKEASGSLPQAMELVAHKPAHFSVLSGDDLLALPGICLGLTGLISVLGNALPELTGRMVHLAARQEVQAARALHYQLLPLIHAIFQEGNPAGIKALLAELGICQPYTRLPLVPASHDLQARLGQLLKALKQAS; translated from the coding sequence ATGGGTAAAGGATTATTCGACGGGTTGGGTGTGGCCATGGTGACCCCTATGCTGGCAGACGGCCAGCTGGACACAGAAGGACTAAGGCGCCTGACCGAACACCTGATAGACGGAGGGGTGGACTATCTGGTTCCGCTAGGCACCACAGGCGAAAGCAGCACCCTCACCAAGGCCGAAAAGCACTACGTGCTGGATATCGTAGTAGAGGTAAACGCGGGCCGGAAGCCCATGCTGCTAGGCTGCGGGGGAAACGACACCGCTGCCGTAGTACAAGAGATACAAAGCCTGGATGCCCGCTACCAGCCCGATGGGTTCCTGAGTGTAAGCCCAGCCTATAACAAGCCCAGCCAGGCAGGCATACTGGCGCACTACCAGGCCATAGCCGCAGCCACCGAAAGGCCCATTGTGCTGTACAATGTGCCCCCCCGTACGGCCAGCAACCTGGAGCCTGGCACCGTGCTGGCATTGGCCGAAACCTGCCCAACTATTATCGCCATCAAGGAGGCCAGTGGCAGCCTGCCCCAGGCTATGGAGCTGGTGGCGCATAAGCCTGCCCACTTTTCGGTGCTTAGCGGAGACGACCTGCTGGCCCTGCCCGGCATCTGCCTGGGCCTAACGGGTCTCATCTCGGTGCTGGGCAATGCCCTGCCAGAGCTCACCGGACGCATGGTCCACCTGGCTGCCAGGCAGGAGGTGCAGGCCGCCCGAGCCCTGCACTACCAGTTGCTACCACTCATCCACGCCATCTTCCAGGAGGGGAACCCCGCGGGCATCAAGGCCCTGCTGGCCGAGCTGGGCATTTGCCAGCCCTATACGCGCCTGCCCCTGGTGCCTGCCAGCCACGACCTGCAGGCCCGGCTAGGGCAACTGCTAAAGGCCCTGAAGCAGGCAAGCTAA